TCGTCGAGGGAGAAAGTGCACTGCTTGTGCCGGAACGCAACCCGACGGCGCTCGCGGAGGCGATCCTGACGTTGCTGGATGCCCCGGAGCGATGGGAGCAAATGGCCGAGGCGGGCCGGGAATTCGTCGCTCGCTATCACGACATACGGATCGAGGCGAGAAATCTGGAGAGGATTTACGCTGAACTGTGCGTGCCGGAAAGCGCGGCAATGTCTGCCCGCCGCACCAGTTCATCATGGCGCGATCTATGAGCGTGACGGGACGGGTGCTGTTCATCGCGCTGGCCTTCCCGCCGCACCCCGGCAGCGGAACGCTCCGATCCGCCAAGTTCGTCAAATACCTCGGCGCGTTCGGCTGGCAGCCAGTTGTGATCACGCTCGACTGGGAGAGAGTGCTTGAGCCGAGCGGGCTCGACGCATCCTTGCTCGAAGATGTTCCCGCTCACGTTCCCGTCTATCGGCTCGACCCGTTTCATCCCGTCCTTCACCTGAAGCAGATGATACGGCCGCCCTCGCCACCTCCGGCGGACCGACCGATCGTCACGGAGTCGGAAGTCCCTCTGGAGGAGCAGGCCCATTCGTGGTTGTATCGAGGATTGCGGAGCGTTTACCACGGATTGCTCGCTCCCGTCGGAGATGAACACTTTTACTGGGCCTGGCGAGCCGTGCCTGATAGCATCGAGATTGCTCTGCGTCATCGAGTGGACGCGATCTTCGTGAGCGTGAGTCCCTGGACATCGGGATTTCTCGGCCTCATGCTCAAGACGATTCTTGGCCTGCCCCTCGTTGTGGACTTTCGCGATTACTGGACGCTTTGGCCAATCAAGGCGCGACGACCCGTGCGCGACCGGCTGGATGCGCTGGCCGAACGTCTCCTCCTCCGGACGGCGGATCGGATCATCTGCGTTCACCAGGCGATGGCTGAGGATTTCGCCGGGTTGCACCCCCGGGCTTCTGCCAAATGCGTCGTCATCCCCAACGGTTACGATCCGGAGGATTTCCCCCACCTCGGGCCGATGACGCTCACCGGCCAACTGTCTCTGATGACGATGACCGATGCCCGCCACGATGAAGGAGGCGAGCGGGAGCGACCTTTTCCCTCCCCTTCTCCGACACGCGGGATGGCTCACGAGCCGCCCATGATGTCTTTGACTTCGGCGGGTTCGCCTCTGCCCTCTTCCTGGCCGCCCCGCACGTCGCTCGTTCACACGGGCATGGTCTGGGGCGATGCCGCCGGAGCCTTTCTCCGCGCTCTCGCTCAGCTCAAGCCGGAGGGCATCGAAGCGAGGCTGCACGTTCGTTTCGTCGGGGGATTGCCCCCCTCAAACATCCGCTTCCTTCGAGACCATCAGCTTGACTCACTGGTGACCGTGGAACCTCGAACGACACATCGCACGGCTCTCCAACGGATGAAGGCAGCAGATGTGCTGCTGCTTTTACTCACCAGCCACGAGGGCGGGCGCAAATGGTATCCGGGAAAGCTCTTCGAGTACCTGGTTGCAGGAAAACCGGTGCTCGCTATCGCTCCGCCGGGCATCGCCACGCAGCTCATCGAAGAGGCGGGGGTGGGAACGAGCGTTGACCACACAGATACCCGGCAACTGGTCGAGATGATTCGCTGGATCGCTCACCACCCCGACGAGTTTCGAGAAAGGTTTTACCACCCGCAGCCGTCGGTCATCGCTCGTTACGACCGGCGGCGGTTGACCGAACGGCTGGCCGAGACGCTCACGGAGGTGCGCTTCGGAATCGAACGATCCGATGTCTCGCGATGACCTGAGGAGACCACTGCGGGTTGTGCATCTCTCGCCGACGCTCTTTGGCGAGGAGTTCATCACCGGGGGCGGCGAACGGTTCGTCACCGAGCTGGCCCGCGCGATGTCCCGTCTTGTTCCCACGCGGCTCGTGAGCTTTTCCGAGAGCGCCGGAGAAAGAAGCCGTCTTCACGACTGTCCCGGCTCCGGTCCCGCGACGGGCTGGAGAGCGACGGCGGGGCTCGACGTTCAACTCTTCAAACCTCTCGCCTTCGTTCGTGGCCAGAAGACCAATCCATTGAGCTTCCGCTTCCTCCGCGCACTGGCCGATGCCGACGTCATCCATTGTCATCAGTTTCACGTCCTGGCCACGACGCTGGCACTCGCCTACGGTCGGCTGCGAGGCAAGCGCCTCTTTGTGACCGATCTCGGCGGCGGCGGATGGGACCTCTCCTACCACTTCGATCTGGGCCGATGGGTTGACGGATTCCTCCACATCTCCGAATTTTCCGCGCAGCAGGCGGACGCACGCTACCGACGGAAGAGTCACGTCATCTACGCGGGCGTCGCCGTTGAAAAGTTCCGCCCGACCGGTCACCCCAAGCGTCCAGTCGTTCTGTTTGTCGGACGACTGCTTCCCCACAAAGGGATCAACTATCTCATCGAGGCGATGGATCCCCAAACGGAACTGCGGATCATCGGTCGTCCCTGGGAACCTCACCTGGCAGCAACACGGTCGGAAGAATACCTCGCGCTTCTTCGTCGCCTGGCAACAGGAAAGAATGTGCGTTTCATCTTCGATGCCGATGACGATCAGTTGGTCGAGGAATACTCAACGGCCCTGGTGACGGTCTTACCGTCAGTCTATACCGATGTTTTCGGCCAAACGCGGCCAGCACCTGAGTTGCTCGGACTCACGCTCCTGGAATCACTGGCCTGTGGCACGCCGGTGATCGCCACTCGCGTGGGGGGAATGCCGGAGGTCGTCGAGGAGGGCGTGACGGGATTTCTCGTCCCCCCCAACAATGTTCGGGCGCTCGCCGAACGCATCGCGTGGATCAAGAATCATCCCGGCGAAGCTCAACGCATGGGTGAGCGCGGTCGCCGGCATGTCGAAGAAAAGTTCACCTGGGATCAGGTCGCCCGCCGCGCTCTCGAAATCTATCAGCACGCCCTGGCGGCAACGGGGTCACGGTGAAGCCATACGGGTTTTATAGCCTCTCCCGCTCATCGCGTCAGGAAACCTCATCTCACGGGCTGGAAGGGAGGCGAATCCTGCTCCCATACCATTCAGGACGGAGGACGCGGCCTGGGGACTGAAGGCCCTCATGTGTCCCTGCTTGACGGGCTCGGAAGTCGCTTGATAGGCTTTGGCCGTCAGGAGTCGGGCAATGTGAAGCGCGTTTTATGCGAGAAGGCGACCTGAGCGGAAGAGTGTTGAAGGCGATCCGTGGTCACTATTGGGTTGAGACTGACCGGGGGACCTTTCATTGTTATGCCCGCGAGAGCGTGATCAAGAATCTGAAGTCCTCACCCCCCATCGTCGTGGGCGATATCGTCACGCTGCAGGTGACGGATGAGCCGAAGAAAGAGGGCGTGATCGTTGATCTGCAGCCCCGTCGGACGAAGCTCTCGCGGAAAGTATTCACCGGGGCCCGCGAGGTAGAACAGATTGTGGCCGCCAATATTGACCATCTCGTGATCGTCACCTCGGTGGCTCAACCTCCGCTTAAACCGGGGTTGATTGACCGCTATCTCGTCGCAGCAGCCAAAGGCGATCTGGCTCCCATCATCTGCATCAACAAAATTGATCTTCTGCCTCCCCCGGAGGCGAGAACCGGCGACCGGGAATCGCTTCTCACTCAGACTGAGGACCAGGCGCTTCTCGAACAGGTCCTGGAGGTCAAAACCCTCTACGAGCAGTTGGGCTATCCCGTCGTTCTCACCAGCGCCAGGACGGGCGAAGGGATTGACACGCTCAGAGAGCTTCTCCGTGACTCGACGGCCATTTTCGCCGGTCATTCGGGGGTGGGGAAGTCCTCGGTGCTCAAGGCTCTCAATCCCGGCATGAAGGTGAAAGTATCCGAGGTCAATCCCCGGACAGGTCGAGGCCGTCACACCACGACGGCGGCTCAACTCGTTCCCCTGCCCGGTGGCGGATACGTCGTTGACACGCCCGGCATCCGCCAGCTCAGTTTGTGGGATGTCACTCCCGCCGATGTGCGCCGCGCCTTCGTCGAGATCGCCCGGTGGAGTCATCAGTGCCGATTCAACGATTGCTCGCACACGGTCGAGCCCGAATGTGCCGTCCGCGAGGCCGTCGCCTCCGGCCGCATCCACCCGCGTCGGTACGAAACGTTCCTCTCGCTGCAACAAGAAATCACAACCGAGGAGGAGTGAGTCCGCGCGGCGATGTGAGGGATTCGCGAGGGGACATCTCCCCTCGCTTCGTGGAATCGCCTTTTTCATCGCATCGCTTTTTCTTACTCTGGCTTGCTGAGGGGTAGGGGACGGTGATAGCATTGCTTTCACGGAGGAACCCATGAATCGAGTGACAACCAGCGTTCTGACCGTTATCCTCCTGCTCGGCTTTGTGGCGGCCACGGCCATGCCGGGATTTCGGGCCTCCGGTGATTCTCAAGCGGGACGGCGTCCGCCCCGGCGGGAGCGACCGGTTCCGCCGCCGAGTGAGGAGAAAACGCCGCCCGCCGCAGAGAAGAAGGAAGCGGAAAAAGAAGTTGCGGCTCCACAATCGGGCCAGGAACAAAAGCCCCCTCGAAAGGAGGACATCCGCATCGAAGGCGAGCCCATTACGCTCACCTCGGAGCTGGTGACCGTTCCGGTCGTCGTCTTCGATAAGAGGAACGGGCGCGTCTACACGGGATTGAAGAAGGACAACTTCACCGTCCTCGAAGATAACGTGAAGCAAAACATCGTGACCTTTGACGGGGAAGAATCACCGATCACGCTCGTCCTGCTGCTGGAATACAGTCGGCAAATCGAATGGTTCCGCGAAGAGGTCATCAATCCCGCCGGGCTCTTTGTGACCCGTTTCGTCAAACCCGGTGACTACATTGCCATTGTCGCCTTCGACATCCGCCCGGCTGTTCTCACCGATTTCACCGATAACGGGGGACGGTTGCGCGAAGCCGTTTATCTGCTCATCCGCAACCTGCCGGCCTTCAGCGAGAGCAATCTCTTCGATGCGCTGAATTTCGTCCTGCGCGGGGGGACGCTCGATGGCGTCGAGTACACGGGATTACAGGAGATCGAAGGGCGCACGGCGGTTTTGCTCGTCGCCATCGGCATTGACACCTTCAGCAAGATTAACTTCGACGACGCGCGGCGGATCGTAGAGAATGCTGGCGTCCCGATCTATGCCATCGGCATCGGCGAACTGGCTTATCTGTTGCTGGAAAGCCGGCTGCCGCCGGAAGCGCGACTGACGTTTCTTCAGGCGCAGAATACGTTGAAAACGTTCGCCGAGGTCTCCGGCGGCCGCTTCTACAGCGTGCGATTTCAAGGGGCGTTGCCGTCAGTGCTCGAATCCATCTCCGTCATGCTGCGCACGCAATACACGCTCGGCTACGTCCCCACCAACACCCGGCGCGAGGGCAAACGGCGAAAGATCCAGGTCCTCGTGGATGTTGACGGCGACGGCAAACCGGATAACGAGCGACTGGAAGTTCAGCATCGCCGGAGCTACGTCGAACCCAAGCCCGAGAAAAAGAAGTAAGCCCATCCCCGACCGGTCACCGAGGGGGAGTCGGCCTCCTCTCCGATGACCTCAGGGGAATATAGTCCACCACGCCGAGTTCATAGTAACTGCGATAGTCGCCGGCATCGTGATGGCGGAGGAAGTTCTCCATGTATTGCAGCAAAGTCGTGATGTAATAACCGGGAAGAGCCTCCGGGTGTTGATAACCAAAGCCCACGAAGCTACGGATGATAAGACTGCGATGATCGCGCGGCAACGTTCGCACATTCTCGGCAAAAGCGGCGAGCGCGTCCTGCTGGAGCAGATAGTATTCGACGTTGGAGGTGTAGAAGACCGAGACGACCTCCCCGATCTGCCGAAGGTAATCGCCGATGGCCCGCAAGGCTTTCGGACCAGCGAAATCGCCGGTCACCGGAATGATGAGATCTCGTTCCTGGAGTTGCTTGAGGAATTGAAAACTCTCCTCCGAGGCGAGAAAGTTCCGCTGGCGTCCGCTCAAATCGGTCTCCAGAAGCAACTCGCGGAGCGTGGGGAACGTCCGCCAGGACCGACGAGAGTAGGTCTCGTAGCGGATGTCAAGACCGGCCGCGTAAAAACTCCCGAAGATATACTCGATGCGTTCGCGATCGGTGGGGGTCAGGGGGAATTCGACGCGCTTTTCCAGATACTCGAAGACCCGTTTGAGCGTGGCCTGAAAAAGAGCGGGACTCGGTCGCGCCCGGTCAATCGCCGCCACGAGATCGTTGACCGACGCCGTCTCCCACTGCCTGAGCGATCCTTCCAGAGGCCGGCTGCAGAGCAACGAGAGAAACTCCGCGCGATTCCGCGCCAGGACGAAGAGAGCCTTGTAGAGCAGATGTTGCAGCCGATTGTCCCGACGAATGTCGAGAATGAGCGCCCGGGTCGGTCGGATGGCGGCAATATAGGTGAAGTTCTGTTCCGGCCCGACGCCGATGTAAACGCCGCCGCGCACCTGAAGCTCATCGAGCTTGTTCAACACCTTCTGATAGCCGGTCTCGTTGGAGACGAGATTATCGCTGGGGAAATATCCGCCCTCTTCCGAGAGGGCATCACTCAGTTCAGCAAACGTCGGTCGCTGCTGAACGATCACCCGGGGGGCACACGCCCCCGCGCCGATGCCGAGCAAAATTCCAACGACCAGCAGCGCCGCTGTGATGCGTCCGTGAGCGCGAGAAGCCTTTCTCATCGTGCTGCCATCCCCTTCCCTATACATGGCGCGAGTGTAGCCCGAACTCCGTAACGGAATCAAGCGGCACGAAGGCTGCGCGTAGCAGCCGCATGAACGAGTCCCGGAGAAGCGACCTGTCCCAAGCGAGCCATTGGACGCGTCGCTTTTTCTCGCCCTTCTCTCCCCGCCAGGTTGGGCTCATCCTCGGGGCCTGGGCCCACCGTCGTCAGGCGGCTTTCAGGGGAAAGCCCCACGGGATGGTGTGCTGTCGTGATATGCTATACTTGTGAAGTCATGACAATCGGCTTGACACCGATGGTGTTTCTGATCGAAGAGGCGAGAGAACGCCGGCTCGAAAGCCTGCGCTACAAGGGGGGACTAATCCTATGATGACGGCTCAGGAAGCCGAGAGAGTTACGCTGGAACGACGGCTTCGGATGTATCAAGCCCGTGACGCTATCATCAATCGGTTGAATCCCGAAGCCCACCAGCTCATTGATCTGGACGTCTTTTTGCGAGCGGCGGCCTCCGAACTGGGGAAGCTCATGGAGGTGGATCGTTGTAACTTCCTCGTCCGCTCGCCTTCGGGTGAGTTGCGGATCGAGTACGAGTATCGCGCCGACGACTCCATTCCCTCGATGCTGGGATTGAAGGTCCCCACCGACATTCAGGCACTCAATGGCAAACTGGACCTTCGTCGTTCCATCGCCATCAACGATACGGCGGCGCTGACGCTGGATCCTCTCCTGGCCAAGATCGTGGAGATGACGGCCACGCGCTCGCTACTGATCGTCCCGGTGGTGCTCAAGTCGGAGGTGCTCGGCCTCATCGGACTCCAGTACTGCAAGAAGCCGCATTCCTGGTTGCCCGAGGAGATCAGCTTCATCGAATCCATTGCCCGGCAGGTCGCCATCGGCTATGCCTACACCAAGCTCTATTCGGAGAAGGAGAAAGAGGCCAACATCAATCGCGTCCTGCTGGAGATCGCCAACGACATCAACACGAGCGGAGATTTCCTCGATGTCACCGGCTCGGTCATTGACAAAGCGGTGGCGCTCATCGGGGCCGACGTCGGTTGTTTGGCCGTCCTCGATGCCAGCGGCAAGCATCTTCATTTTGATCTCGTGCGGGGACCGGGGCGGGACAGGTTGCGGGTCGAGCCGCTCGATGTGGAAGATCACCCGATGGTGCGAGCGGCGTTCGAGGCGAGAAAACCATTGCCGCTGGCGTCTTCCGATGGCGGCGATCTGGCCGACTTCTTCCTCAATGTGCTGTTCTCCGGAGCCACGTCGGCCCTCATTGTCCCCATCATCATTCGGGACCGAGCGTTTGGATTGCTCAACCTCATCTGGCTCAGCCGCCCGCGACAGTTCACCCGCTATGAAGTCGAACTGGTCGCCGGGATCGCCAATCAGATCGCCATCACGCTGGAGAAGGATCAACTGAGCGCTGAGGTCGTTCAACTCCGTCAGCAGCTTCGCGGCACGCGAGCGCCGGAGCCGATCATCGGGGTGAGCGAGAAGATCAAGAAATGCATCGAGATGGCCATGCACGTCGCCGACAGCCCGACGACCGTTCTGCTTCAGGGCGAATCGGGAACGGGAAAGGAGCTGATCGCCGACCTCATCCACTACAACAGCCCGCGCGCCAACAAACCGTATATCAAGATCAACTGTGGCGCTCTGCCCGAGACACTGCTGGAAACGGAACTCTTCGGACACGAACGCGGAGCCTTCACCGATGCTCGCAGCCGACGCATCGGCAAGTTCGAGGAAGCCAATGGGGGAACGCTCTTCCTCGACGAGGTGGGGGAGATGAGTCTGAGCGCTCAAGTCAAACTCCTGCGCGTGCTGCAGGACGGAGAGTTCACCCGCATCGGAGGCAATCAGGTCATCAAGACCGATGTGCGCATCATTGCCGCCACCAACGTCGAACTGATGAAGGCCGTCGAGGCCGGGCGATTTCGCCTCGATCTCTTCTACCGGTTGAATGTCTATCCCATTCGGATTCCGCCGCTGCGGGAGCGGCCCGAGGATATTCGTCCGCTCGTCATTCACTTCATCAAGCGCTATCAAAAGAAGTCGGGCAAGCGCATTACGGGAATTACGGAGAAGGCCCTGGAACTGCTGGAGAGATACACCTGGCCGGGGAACGTGCGCGAACTGGAGAACGCAATCGAACGAGCGGTGATCCTGGCCTCGGGACGGATGATCACGGTGAACGACCTGCCGGAGACCATTCGCGGCAACCAGCAGGAATCGAGCCTCGCGGCCGCCGGCCTCGATGTCGGCGCTCCGGTGGAAGAGATGGAACGGCGCGTTCTTCTGGAGTCGCTCATGCCATCGCCGGGAGAGCGACGGGAGTATGTCTACCCTCTGGCGATGCACTTCCTCGACCTCTACCGGAAGAAGCTGGGCAAGTCGGTCACGGGACTGAGCGAGCGCGCCTGGGAAGCGTTGCGGCGATATGACTGGCCGGGAGGTCTCCGCGAGCTGGAAGCCGTCATCGAACAGGCGGTCGCCACCACGACGGGAAATCTCATCACCGTCAGCGATCTCCCTCAGGCCCTCCGTCCGCTGTCGGCCGATGCCCCTCAGACAACGCTCGAGCTGGAAATCGGGCTGCCAATGAGCGAGGTCGAACGCCGGATCATTCTCCAGACGCTTGATTTCACCGGCGGCGATAAGACCAAGGCCGCCCGCTTGCTCAAGATCGGTCGGAAGACGCTCTATCGAAAACTGGAGAAGTACGGCGTCCTCCGGGAAGGATCATCCTCCCCGCGGTCGTCTCAGTGACGCGCGCTCTCCACCAGCCGCGCGGCGTGAGCGATGTAGTGAATGCCGGAGAACAGCGTGACGGCAAACGTTACTCCGTAGAGCCATCGAAGCTGGTCGAGGAAAAGGCCCCAGGTATTGGCCGCGAGAACAACTGTCACGGTGAGAAATTGAATGCACGTGCTGACCTTTCCCGGCAGGCTCGGTCTGAACTCGCGAAAGTTCGTCGTCAGGAAAATGGCCGCTGCTCCCAGCACGATGAAGAGATCGCGGCTGATGACGATCACCGTCAGCCACAGGGGGATCGGGCGATAGGTGTGCCCCGGCAGCGTGAGAATGACAAAAGCTGTCACCAGCATCACCTTATCGGCCACCGGATCGAGGATGCGCCCGAGCGATGTGCTCTGGTGCAAATAGCGGGCCGTCAGACCATCGAGCAAATCGGTGATCGCCGCGATGACGAAAACAACGATGGCCGTGGAGAGCTTCTCTTCAACCGTCAGCAGGGCGAAAACGGGAATCAAAACGAGGCGGATCAGCGTGAGAATATTGGCGACGGTCATCACCTCGGTCATTCCCGCCTCAACTCGATGAGCGTGATCTCCGGACGGCAGCGATAGCGGAAGGGGACGATCACCGTCCCCAGGCCGCGATTGACATAGATCTGAGTGCGGGCCTGTTGCCCGTATCCTCGGAGATAGGGCCAGAATCGCCGTGCTCGTCTCCGCCACGAGGGGATGTTGATCTGACCGCCATGCGTGTGGCCGGCCAGAACAAGCGCCACTCCGGCGGCAGCAGCCTGCCAGATGATGTTGGGATTGTGCGACAGCAGAATGATCGGCCGGGTCGAGATCGCTCCCTGGAGAGCCCGCTGGAGATCGTCTTCGCCCAGCGTCGCATCGTCCACCCCGGCCAGCGTGAGCGCATCGCTCTTTTTCCGGAGTTCCGTGTGAGCATTTCGCAAAAGCTCGATCCCTCGCCGCCGAAAAGCCCGCTCCAGCGCTGCCGCATCCGTCCAGAAATCATGATTGCCGAGGACGGCATAAACCCCATCGGGGGCACGCAACTCCCCGAGCACTTCGGCGCATCCCCCAATGTACCATCGTGAGTGGCTGACGTAATCGCCCGTGAGGACAATCAGGTCGGGCTCCAATCGGTTGGTTAAAGCGACGGCCCGAGCAATGTACTCGGCTTCGACGAAGGCGCTATAGTGAATGTCCGAAAGGTGAACAAGCGTGTAGCCGTCAAATTCCGTCGGAAGATCGGTTACGCTGATCCGCTGATAGGTCACCTCAATATTGCGCGTTTCGTTCAGCAGCGTCCGCGCCAGCTCCATCGCGCTGGCCGTGATCCCCAAAACGGTTCGCGTTCGTTTCCGTGAAAGGGTTCCTTCCGAAGAAAAAAGAGACCACCGCCGCAGCTCTCTTGCGAGACGACTCTCGCCGTCTTCCCGATGGCCATGTATCCCTCGTGGCATTCTCTTTCCTCCATCCACCGAGCGAGCCGGGCCAGGCGAGCCCGTATTATGAACTCGGACGCGCCTCTCCGGCAAGAGGCCGGGGGAGTTTCAGGTGCACGTCGCAATTGTCGAACTCAATCCCAGAGGCCAGCCGGACCATTTCTTCGGATGCTCGTGTCCTTTCCTCCGTCTCCACGCGCCTGGCTCCTCTTTGCTGGCCCTTCCGGGACTGACCACGGCTTGACCGTCTTCCGGTGATCCTGCGGTGAAGTCGTGACCCCTCGGGCAAACCGCTGCCCTCACGGTCGGGAGAGTGTCTTCAGGATTTGCTGGGCGAGCGGGTTATCCGGCTCCAGGGAGAGCGCCCGCTCCGCCCATCGTCGCGCCCGATTCTTCTCTCCTTTTCGCAGATACGCTTCGGCCAGTCCGATATAGGCCGGCAGATGTCCCGGATCCACCTCCACCGCTTGTGTGAACTTCTCGATGGCTTGGTCGAACCAACCGTTGTCCATGCAGAACAGTCCGTAGTTGTAAGAGGTCATCGCCTCGGTCGGACGGAGTTGCAGGGCCTGGTCGAAAACGGCCTTCGCCTGACTGACGTGACCCATTTGCGCGTAGGCAATGGCCAGCAGGTTGAGCGCTTTGATATTGTGCTGATCGGCAGCGAGGCTCTGTCTGGCGAGCTGCACGGCGTCAGCAGCAGCTCCCTGGTGATATTTGATGGTCGCCAGATAGAACAAAGCCTCGCTGTGACGTGGGTTCATGTTCAGAAGCATCTGAGCGATGGCAGTGAGTGATTCCCAATCGGCAGCTCCTTCATAGCAGGCAGCGAGTTGTTCCACCGCTCGAAGAGGAACTGACCGAGGAGAAGTTTCGACCAGGGGACGGAGCACACGAATACATTCCGAATAGGCCCGCTCATCGAAGTAGAGTGCCGCCAGCGCGAGTCGGGCTGCGAGATTGTCCTCGTTTTGCTGGAGAAGATCGCGGAAGAGGCGTTTGACCTCCGCCCGCTCATCGCCGGAACGGGCCGTGCGGCGAAGACCGTCCAGGGCTTCGGCGGCCCGGGGATTCCGCTCGAGAGCTTTCCGATACTGCTCGAATGCCAGCCAGGGACTTTCAGCGAACTCGTACATCTGCCCCCTGTTCTGAAAATTCACCCAGGTTGCCTGAGCATGAACCTCCCGCACGACCGGCGGGAGGGGAACGACCCTGGGAAAACCAACAAGCTCCCGGTAGTTCGACTCGCCGGTCCGGGCATGCATGTAGCGCGGGCTGGAAAATTCCAGCACCGGATGGTCGTCGCTGTTGGGCGGCACTCCCGCGGTGAAACGGTTCACGTCGTCCCCCTCCATCACGTAGAGGCTCAGGAGGCTGTCCAGATCAAAGATGGCGATCTTCTTCAGATCGTCGCTCACTTCTTTTCGCCTGAAGGCGCGCTCGAGTCGTTCTCGATGCAGCTCGAAAGAGCGATCCTTCGGGCCGAGCAAAAGCAGATCATTCTCATTGAGCGCCCACAGGCTCGCGCCCGGAAAGACTTCCTGGAAAGCCCTCAACACGCTTTTGAGATCGCGTCCGGACATGTTATAGCTGTGAAGCCACTGGCAGAAGATTCCCCGATCCGTCAGTCGAGCGTATACCAGTTGAAAGAACTCGCGGGTGAAAAGCCCGCTCACGCCGGCCATCCAGGGATTGGACGGTTCGGAGATGATCACATCGTACGTTTCCGCGGTCAGCAGGAGATGATTCCGACCGTCAGTGATGATGAGCCGCACGCGCGGATCCTCAAGAGCGCGTTCGTTGACATGGTGGAAAAAGCGCGACGCTTCGACGACCTCCGGCGACAGCTCGACGACGTCCACCCGACCGATGGGGTGCTTGAGCGCCGCATTCAGCGTCACGCCGCTGCCGAGTCCGATGATGCACACCCGGCCAGGCGCCTCGGCCACAAGCAGAGGCAGATGAGCCAAAAGTTTTTGCGTCGTCATATCGCCACCGCTATCGCTGGCGTCTACCTTTCCTTCGATGGCGAGCGTCATCTCGTCGCCCTGTCGGCGGACGGAAACCGTCGCACTGACGCCCTCTTTGTAATAGACCAGGTCACCACGTGTGAGCAGCAGATCCAGATTCGCACTCTCAGCATAGAGGGCATATTTGTAGGCTCCCGCCGAAAGAAGCTCCGGATCCCATCGTGGGGAGAATCCGTAGCCCAACAGAGCGATGGCAAGAAGGAGCCCGCTCCCGATCCAGTCCCACCGCCGACGCGTGCGACTGATGAGCAGCGCCAACAAGCCGATGAGAAGATTCAATCCAACACCGGCGTGGAAGGTTCGCTCGGTGCCGACCAACGGGATGAACAGGAATCCGGCCAGCAGCGATCCCGCGATGGCTCCGACGGTGTTGGCGGCGTACCCGTTCCCCAGCTCTTCGCCGAGTCTCCTTTTCTCTCGGACGTAGAGTTTCGTGGCGATCGGAAAGATCATCCCCATCAGAAGCGTAGGAACGAGCAGAAGGCCAAAGAGAAGCCCAAAGTGAACCGCCTGAAGCCGAACAAAATCCTCGGCATATCGGCGGACCACTCCGGCCAGGACAAGCGGGAGGCGATTGAGGACAGGCAGAAGGGCCAGAGTGGTCAATCCGATGAGCATCTCCAGGGCCGAGAGCCGACAGCACAGAAGAGACCAGCCATCTTCTCGCCCACCCCAGCGATCCACTCTCTTGGCTGCAAGAAAACTCCCCAGGGCCAGGCCGACGATAAAGGTCGTGAGCATCAGGCTGAAAGCATAGACCGTCGGTCCGACAACGAGACTCAAAGTCCGCGTCCAGGCCACTTCATAGAGGAGGGCAACGCACCCGGAGAGGAAGAAGATGAGTAGCACTACCCTCAGCCGCCAAGAGGCTGAACCCGGCGGCGTGATCCCTGAAGTGGTGACGATCGGCAAAACGTCATTCGTTCTGTCCTTCCCCGGCACCGAAGACGCCGCCTTTTCGCTCTCCCGTCGGGCGGGCCGCCCCTCCCGGTCAAAGGAAAGGACTTCGTCGTCGAGAGGATGGTTCGTCAGAGG
The genomic region above belongs to Blastocatellia bacterium and contains:
- a CDS encoding fused MFS/spermidine synthase, with the protein product MVRWSVHIRWILTVCFLLSGLCALVYEVLWVRAFTLITGRTVFSVSTVVAAFMAGLALGGFLLGRLADRMRSGRSLLRLYGLLEIVIGLYAVFLPRMISGCEPLFAFIYRHASGSGYMLDLARVAVGFLLLILPTTCMGGTLPVLSRFFCRDRFDRVGLEVGRLYALNTVGAALGSFSAGFVLLPWLGPRLTLWMASATNGVLGLVVLGIAQSLPLTNHPLDDEVLSFDREGRPARRESEKAASSVPGKDRTNDVLPIVTTSGITPPGSASWRLRVVLLIFFLSGCVALLYEVAWTRTLSLVVGPTVYAFSLMLTTFIVGLALGSFLAAKRVDRWGGREDGWSLLCCRLSALEMLIGLTTLALLPVLNRLPLVLAGVVRRYAEDFVRLQAVHFGLLFGLLLVPTLLMGMIFPIATKLYVREKRRLGEELGNGYAANTVGAIAGSLLAGFLFIPLVGTERTFHAGVGLNLLIGLLALLISRTRRRWDWIGSGLLLAIALLGYGFSPRWDPELLSAGAYKYALYAESANLDLLLTRGDLVYYKEGVSATVSVRRQGDEMTLAIEGKVDASDSGGDMTTQKLLAHLPLLVAEAPGRVCIIGLGSGVTLNAALKHPIGRVDVVELSPEVVEASRFFHHVNERALEDPRVRLIITDGRNHLLLTAETYDVIISEPSNPWMAGVSGLFTREFFQLVYARLTDRGIFCQWLHSYNMSGRDLKSVLRAFQEVFPGASLWALNENDLLLLGPKDRSFELHRERLERAFRRKEVSDDLKKIAIFDLDSLLSLYVMEGDDVNRFTAGVPPNSDDHPVLEFSSPRYMHARTGESNYRELVGFPRVVPLPPVVREVHAQATWVNFQNRGQMYEFAESPWLAFEQYRKALERNPRAAEALDGLRRTARSGDERAEVKRLFRDLLQQNEDNLAARLALAALYFDERAYSECIRVLRPLVETSPRSVPLRAVEQLAACYEGAADWESLTAIAQMLLNMNPRHSEALFYLATIKYHQGAAADAVQLARQSLAADQHNIKALNLLAIAYAQMGHVSQAKAVFDQALQLRPTEAMTSYNYGLFCMDNGWFDQAIEKFTQAVEVDPGHLPAYIGLAEAYLRKGEKNRARRWAERALSLEPDNPLAQQILKTLSRP